One Telopea speciosissima isolate NSW1024214 ecotype Mountain lineage unplaced genomic scaffold, Tspe_v1 Tspe_v1.0119, whole genome shotgun sequence genomic region harbors:
- the LOC122647689 gene encoding photosystem II protein D1, translating to MTAILERRESESLWGRFCNWITSTENRLYIGWFGVLMIPTLLTATSVFIIAFIAAPPVDIDGIREPVSGSLLYGNNIISGAIIPTSAAIGLHFYPIWEAASVDEWLYNGGPYELIVLHFLLGVACYMGREWELSFRLGMRPWIAVAYSAPVAAATAVFLIYPIGQGSFSDGMPLGISGTFNFMIVFQAEHNILMHPFHMLGVAGVFGGSLFSAMHGSLVTSSLIRETTENESANEGYRFGQEEETYNIVAAHGYFGRLIFQYASFNNSRSLHFFLAAWPVIGIWFTALGISTMAFNLNGFNFNQSVVDSQGRVINTWADIINRANLGMEVMHERNAHNFPLDLATVEAPSING from the coding sequence ATGACTGCAATTTTAGAGAGACGCGAAAGCGAAAGCCTATGGGGTCGCTTCTGTAACTGGATAACCAGCACTGAAAACCGTCTTTACATTGGATGGTTTGGTGTTTTGATGATCCCTACCTTATTGACCGCAACTTCTGTATTTATTATCGCCTTCATTGCTGCTCCTCCAGTAGATATTGATGGTATTCGTGAACCTGTTTCTGGGTCTCTACTTTACGGAAACAATATTATCTCTGGTGCCATTATTCCTACTTCTGCAGCTATAGGATTGCACTTTTACCCGATATGGGAAGCGGCATCCGTTGATGAATGGTTATACAATGGTGGTCCTTATGAACTGATTGTTCTACACTTCTTACTTGGTGTAGCTTGTTACATGGGTCGTGAGTGGGAACTTAGTTTCCGTCTGGGTATGCGCCCTTGGATTGCTGTTGCATATTCAGCTCCTGTTGCAGCTGCTACTGCTGTTTTCTTGATCTACCCAATCGGTCAAGGAAGCTTCTCTGATGGTATGCCCCTAGGAATCTCCGGTACTTTCAACTTCATGATTGTATTCCAGGCTGAGCACAACATCCTTATGCACCCATTTCACATGTTAGGTGTAGCTGGTGTATTCGGCGGCTCCCTATTCAGTGCTATGCATGGTTCCTTGGTAACTTCAAGTTTGATCAGGGAAACCACTGAAAATGAATCTGCTAATGAAGGTTACAGATTCGGTCAAGAGGAAGAAACTTATAATATCGTAGCTGCTCATGGTTATTTTGGCCGATTGATCTTCCAATATGCTAGTTTCAACAATTCTCGTTCTTTACATTTCTTCCTAGCTGCTTGGCCTGTAATAGGTATCTGGTTCACTGCTTTAGGTATTAGCACCATGGCTTTCAACCTAAATGGCTTCAATTTCAACCAATCCGTAGTTGACAGTCAAGGTCGTGTAATTAACACTTGGGCTGATATCATCAACCGTGCTAACCTTGGTATGGAAGTTATGCATGAACGTAACGCTCACAACTTCCCTCTAGACCTAGCTACTGTTGAAGCTCCATCCATTAATGGATAA
- the LOC122647692 gene encoding LOW QUALITY PROTEIN: maturase K-like (The sequence of the model RefSeq protein was modified relative to this genomic sequence to represent the inferred CDS: deleted 1 base in 1 codon) produces MKELQEYFEIVRSRQQDFLYPLFFQEYIYTLAHDHGLNRSILYESAENLGYDNKSSSLIVKRFINRMYQQNHFIISANSNSSNQNKFLGHNKNLDLKMISEGFAVIMEIPFSLRLVSSLEGNELVKSRNLRSIHSIFSFLEDKLSHLNYVSDILIPHPIHPEILVQALRIWVQDAPSLHLLRFFLYEYRNWNSLITPKKSIYIFSKENQRLFLFLYNFYVYKCESIFFFSVNNLLIYDQRLLEPFLSEHISMEKENIL; encoded by the exons ATGAAGGAATTACAAGAATATTTCGAAATAGTTAGATCTCGGCAACAAGACTTCCTATATCCACTTTTCTTTCAGGAGTATATTTATACACTTGCTCACGATCATGGTTTAAATAGATCGATTCTTTACGAATCTGCGGAAAATTTAGGTTATGACAATAAATCCAGTTCACTAATTGTGAAACGTTTCATAAATCGAATGTATCAACAGAATCATTTCATTATTTCGGCTAATAGTAATAGTTCTAACCAAAATAAATTTCTTGGGCACAACAAAAATTTGGATCTGAAAATGATATCAGAGGGGTTTGCAGTCATTATGGAAATTCCATTCTCGCTGCGATTAGTATCTTCCCTAGAAGGGAACGAACTTGTAAAATCTCGTAATTTACGATCAATTCattcaatattttcttttttagaggACAAATTATCACATTTAAATTATGTGTCAGATATACTAATACCCCACCCCATTCATCCGGAAATCTTAGTGCAAGCCCTTCGCATCTGGGTACAAGATGCCCCTTCTTTGCATTTATTGCGATTCTTTCTCTACGAGTATCGTAATTGGAATAGTCTTATTACTCCAAAGAAATCCATTTACATTTTTTCAAAAGAGAATCAAAGATTATTCTTGTTCCTATATAATTTTTATGTATATAAATGCGAATCCATATTT TTTTTCTCCGTAAACAATCTTCTCATTTACGATCAACGTCTTTTGGAGCCCTTCTTGAGCGAACACATTTCTATGGAAAAAGAGAACATCTTGTAG
- the LOC122647686 gene encoding ATP synthase subunit alpha, chloroplastic, protein MVTIRADEISNIIRERIEQYSREVKIVNTGTVLQVGDGIARIHGLDEVMAGELVEFQEGTIGIALNLESNNVGVVLMGDGLMIQEGSSVKATGRIAQIPVSEAYLSRVINALAKPIDGRGEISASESRLIESPAPGIILRRSVYEPLQTGLIAIDSMIPIGRGQRELIIGDRQTGKTAVATDTILNQKGQNVICVYVAIGQKASSVAQVVTTFQERGAMEYTIVVAETADSPATLQYLAPYTGAALAEYFMYRERHTLIIYDDPSKQAQAYRQMSLLLRRPPGREAYPGDVFYLHSRLLERAAKLSSRLGEGSMTALPIVETQSGDVSAYIPTNVISITDGQIFLSADLFNAGIRPAINVGISVSRVGSAAQIKAMKQVAGKLKLELAQFAELEAFAQFASDLDKATQNQLARGQRLRELLKQSQSAPLTVEEQIVTIYTGTNGYLDSLEIGQVKKFLVQLRTYLKTNKPQFQEIIYSTKTFTEEAEALLKEAIQEQMERFLLQEQT, encoded by the coding sequence ATGGTAACAATTCGAGCCGACGAAATTAGTAATATTATTCGTGAACGTATTGAGCAATATAGTAGAGAAGTAAAGATTGTGAATACCGGCACCGTACTTCAAGTAGGCGACGGCATTGCTCGTATTCATGGTCTTGATGAAGTAATGGCAGGTGAATTAGTAGAATTTCAAGAGGGTACAATCGGTATTGCTCTGAATTTGGAATCAAATAATGTTGGTGTTGTATTAATGGGTGACGGTTTGATGATACAGGAAGGAAGTTCTGTAAAAGCAACAGGAAGAATTGCTCAGATACCAGTCAGTGAGGCTTATTTGAGCCGTGTTATAAATGCTCTCGCTAAACCTATTGATGGTAGGGGTGAAATTTCCGCTTCTGAATCTCGGTTAATTGAATCTCCCGCCCCAGGTATTATTTTGAGACGTTCCGTATATGAACCTCTTCAAACGGGGCTTATTGCTATTGATTCGATGATTCCTATAGGACGCGGTCAGCGAGAATTAATTATTGGGGACAGACAGACGGGTAAAACGGCAGTAGCCACAGATACTATTCTCAATCAAAAAGGGCAAAATGTAATATGTGTTTATGTAGCTATTGGTCAAAAAGCATCTTCTGTGGCTCAGGTAGTGACTACTTTCCAGGAAAGGGGGGCGATGGAATACACTATTGTGGTAGCCGAAACGGCAGACTCACCTGCTACATTACAATACCTAGCTCCTTATACAGGAGCCGCTCTGGCCGAATATTTTATGTATCGTGAACGACATACTTTAATCATTTATGATGATCCTTCCAAACAAGCACAAGCTTATCGCCAAATGTCTCTTCTATTACGAAGACCGCCCGGTCGCGAAGCTTATCCAggagatgttttttatttgcatTCACGCCTTTTGGAAAGAGCCGCTAAATTAAGTTCTCGTTTAGGTGAAGGAAGTATGACCGCCTTACCAATTGTTGAGACTCAATCGGGAGACGTTTCGGCTTATATTCCTACTAATGTAATTTCCATTACCGATGGACAAATATTCTTATCCGCTGATCTATTCAATGCTGGAATCCGACCTGCTATTAATGTGGGTATTTCGGTCTCCAGAGTAGGATCTGCAGCTCAAATTAAAGCCATGAAACAGGTAGCTGGCAAATTAAAATTGGAACTAGCTCAATTTGCAGAGTTAGAAGCCTTTGCACAATTCGCTTCTGATCTCGATAAAGCTACTCAGAATCAATTGGCAAGAGGTCAACGATTGCGTGAATTGCTCAAACAATCCCAATCAGCCCCTCTCACGGTGGAAGAACAGATAGTTACTATTTATACCGGAACGAATGGGTATCTTGATTCGTTAGAAATTGGACAGGTAAAGAAATTTCTCGTTCAGTTACGTACCTACTTAAAAACCAATAAACCTCAGTTCCAAGAAATAATATATTCTACTAAGACATTCACCGAGGAAGCGGAAGCTCTTTTGAAGGAAGCTATTCAGGAACAGATGGAACGCTTTCTACTTCAGGaacaaacataa
- the LOC122647694 gene encoding ATP synthase subunit b, chloroplastic, translating into MKNGTDSFLSLGYWPSAGSFGFNTDILATNPINLSVVLGVLIFFGKGVLSDLLDNRKQRILSTIRNSEELREGAIERLEKARARLRKVEMEADEFRVNGYSEIEREKLNLINSTYKNLERLENYKNETIQFEQQRAINQVRQRVFQQALQGALGTLNSCLNNELHLRTISANIGMFGAMKEITD; encoded by the exons ATGAAAAATGGAACCgattctttcctttccttgggTTACTGGCCATCCGCCGGGAGTTTCGGGTTTAATACCGATATTTTAGCAACAAATCCAATAAATCTAAGTGTAGTGCTTGGTGTATTGATCTTTTTTGGAAAGGGAGTGT TAAGTGATTTATTAGATAATCGAAAACAGAGGATCTTGAGTACTATTCGAAATTCAGAAGAACTACGTGAAGGGGCTATTGAACGGCTGGAAAAAGCCCGGGCCCGCTTACGGAAAGTAGAAATGGAGGCAGATGAGTTTCGAGTGAATGGGTACTCTGAGATAGAACGagaaaaattaaatttgatTAATTCGACTTATAAGAATTTGGAACGattagaaaattacaaaaatgaaaCTATTCAGTTTGAACAACAAAGAGCCATTAATCAAGTCCGACAACGAGTTTTCCAACAAGCCTTACAAGGAGCTCTAGGAACTCTGAATAGTTGTTTGAACAATGAGTTACATTTACGCACCATCAGTGCTAATATTGGTATGTTTGGGGCGATGAAAGAAATAACTGATTAG